The following are encoded together in the Candidatus Omnitrophota bacterium genome:
- the ftsW gene encoding putative lipid II flippase FtsW, whose product MREIRRSLAILTVILVCVGIIMIFSASSIYALQQLKDSAYFLKRHLLFLTMGLPLMLLVMAIDYRELRKYAKPILMVAIFLLILVLIPGIGKESNGARRWFKVFGLSFQPSEFAKIAVLIYVADFLARKQTKIRDLVEGFLPLVFMLGIVCLPILKQPDLGTSVSIACVVFVLMFVAGARISHLSLVGLMSLPLIYLLIVRVPYRLTRILAFLNPWGDSQGIGFQLTQSQIALGSGGILGVGLGQSMQKLFYLPAAHTDFILSIIGEELGLVGTLTVVVLFMLFIWQGARIAKRTEESFGYFLSVGIVAMLGLQAVVNVGVSIGALPTKGLPMPFISYGGSALIFNLIAVALLLNISRTQES is encoded by the coding sequence ATGCGCGAGATCAGGCGGTCACTGGCTATTTTAACGGTTATTTTAGTCTGCGTAGGGATCATTATGATCTTTAGCGCCAGCAGTATCTATGCTTTACAACAGCTAAAAGACAGCGCTTATTTCTTGAAGCGGCATTTATTATTTCTCACAATGGGTTTGCCGCTTATGCTCTTGGTAATGGCGATCGATTATCGGGAACTGCGCAAATATGCCAAGCCGATCCTGATGGTCGCGATTTTCTTGCTGATCTTGGTTCTTATCCCTGGAATTGGGAAAGAAAGTAACGGTGCCCGGCGTTGGTTTAAGGTTTTTGGTTTAAGTTTTCAGCCGTCAGAATTCGCTAAGATTGCCGTATTGATCTATGTTGCTGATTTTCTGGCGCGCAAACAGACAAAGATCCGCGATCTGGTTGAAGGGTTTTTGCCGCTTGTTTTTATGCTAGGCATTGTTTGCTTGCCGATCTTAAAACAGCCGGATCTAGGAACGTCCGTTTCTATCGCTTGCGTTGTCTTTGTTCTGATGTTTGTTGCCGGCGCGAGGATCTCTCATCTTAGCCTTGTCGGGCTCATGTCTTTACCGCTTATTTATCTTCTGATCGTCCGAGTTCCGTATCGTTTAACAAGGATCTTGGCGTTTCTTAATCCGTGGGGCGATAGCCAAGGAATAGGTTTTCAACTGACGCAATCGCAAATTGCTCTTGGATCAGGAGGGATTCTTGGCGTTGGTTTAGGGCAAAGCATGCAGAAACTTTTTTATTTACCGGCGGCGCATACCGATTTTATTCTGTCCATTATTGGCGAAGAACTAGGATTGGTTGGGACATTAACGGTTGTTGTCTTATTCATGCTTTTTATCTGGCAAGGTGCCAGGATCGCCAAGAGAACAGAAGAAAGCTTTGGTTATTTTTTAAGCGTCGGCATCGTGGCCATGCTGGGGTTACAAGCCGTTGTTAATGTCGGCGTCAGCATCGGAGCTTTGCCAACAAAGGGATTGCCGATGCCGTTCATTAGCTATGGAGGTTCGGCGTTGATTTTTAATCTTATTGCTGTTGCGTTATTGCTTAACATTTCCCGCACCCAAGAATCATGA
- the murD gene encoding UDP-N-acetylmuramoyl-L-alanine--D-glutamate ligase codes for MDLRHKRVAIIGSGKSGMAIAELVLHFQGQPKISEKAPQESLKNILEKWPQRKRVEMEFGGHTRKFIEESDMVVLSPGVPISAEPVAWAKAKDISVFGEVELAFRFCPCPVIAVTGSNGKTTVSTLIAKVLEETKRKVCLCGNIGSPFSSHVTSLKKNDLVVLEISSFQLESIIHFRPHVAVFVNFSQNHLDRHKDMEEYLCAKKRIFSNQKKNDFAILNYEDPIVKNLASEVQSKVSYFNSPGLSEKLGIRNPNHLAAAEVGRIFDVSPDQCKKIFSGFKGVEHRLELVRTIDGVDFVNDSKSTTPEAGRWALTTMEKPIVMICGGYDKKLGFDVLSDLVGRKVKRIFAIGQTKEKITKAFSGVVNVEECGNLESAVVSARRAAVPGDCVLLSPMCASFDMFKNFEERGKVFKQIVSQL; via the coding sequence CATTGGTTCCGGTAAAAGCGGCATGGCGATCGCGGAATTAGTTCTGCATTTCCAAGGCCAGCCCAAAATTTCTGAAAAAGCTCCCCAGGAGTCTTTAAAGAATATTCTAGAAAAATGGCCGCAACGAAAACGAGTTGAAATGGAATTTGGCGGCCATACGAGAAAGTTTATCGAAGAAAGCGATATGGTGGTTTTAAGCCCGGGTGTTCCAATCAGCGCCGAGCCGGTTGCCTGGGCGAAAGCCAAAGATATTTCTGTTTTTGGCGAGGTGGAGTTAGCATTTCGGTTTTGCCCTTGCCCGGTGATAGCGGTAACCGGCAGTAACGGTAAAACAACCGTTTCTACCTTGATCGCTAAAGTTCTCGAGGAAACAAAAAGAAAAGTTTGTCTTTGCGGCAATATCGGGTCGCCATTTTCCAGTCATGTGACGAGCCTTAAGAAAAATGACCTTGTGGTCCTTGAGATCAGCTCTTTTCAGCTGGAATCCATCATTCATTTTCGTCCGCACGTGGCTGTTTTTGTTAATTTCAGCCAAAATCATTTAGACCGGCATAAGGATATGGAAGAGTATCTTTGTGCTAAAAAAAGAATTTTTTCAAATCAAAAGAAAAATGATTTTGCCATTCTTAATTACGAAGACCCTATCGTTAAAAATCTGGCATCGGAGGTTCAATCTAAAGTTTCTTATTTTAATTCTCCAGGTTTATCTGAAAAGCTAGGTATTCGCAATCCGAATCATTTGGCGGCTGCGGAGGTTGGCAGGATTTTTGACGTAAGCCCTGACCAGTGCAAGAAAATATTCTCTGGATTTAAAGGAGTTGAACATCGGCTGGAATTAGTGCGCACCATAGATGGTGTTGATTTTGTGAACGACTCAAAATCGACAACACCCGAGGCTGGGCGATGGGCGCTTACAACGATGGAAAAGCCGATTGTAATGATCTGTGGCGGCTACGACAAAAAACTTGGTTTTGATGTTCTGAGTGATTTGGTCGGCCGTAAAGTTAAGAGAATTTTCGCTATTGGACAAACGAAAGAAAAGATAACAAAGGCTTTCTCCGGTGTTGTCAATGTTGAGGAATGCGGCAACCTTGAAAGTGCTGTGGTGAGTGCGCGTAGGGCTGCGGTGCCGGGTGATTGTGTCTTGTTGTCACCGATGTGCGCCAGTTTTGATATGTTCAAAAATTTTGAAGAACGCGGAAAGGTGTTCAAGCAAATCGTTTCTCAACTTTAA